Part of the Onychomys torridus unplaced genomic scaffold, mOncTor1.1, whole genome shotgun sequence genome is shown below.
acagagatccacctgcctctgccccccgagtgcctCACCTGGCATATCATTCAGCTCTTATATAGGTGTTTGTTGAATAGGGAGGGCAGCTAGTGTTCAGCTTTCCACAGCTTTTTCATGTGGATAGCCACACATcctttgtgggttttattttttaatgtttatttggtGGGGATTCTCTCGTGGAGATGATAAAGAGAAATAAGGTTATTGGATTTATCTTAAATACCAGTTACAATTTTTGATGCTCAGGTTGCATATGGGAAGAAGTCAGTGGCCCGGTCCTCATGAAAATCACTTCTTTCAGCTGGGGACAGAATAGAAAGCAGTCTGCGGTCTTCTTGCCCTACCATCAAGTCCAGCCCCACACTGTCCTCCAGTGGCTGGTaacttgtgtcttcttttttacAGGGGACCTGCTAGGTCGTTCAGATGTGTTTGGAAAAACTTCATTAAGGATCTGGAATGTGACACGGAAGGACTCAGCCATCTATCGCTGTGAGGTCGTTGCTCTAAATGACCGAAAAGAAATTGATGAGATTACCATCGAGTTAATTGTGCAAGGTGGGAACCTGTTAATGTGAAGCACGTCCACTGGCCAGGCCTTACGAATGATTTCATTCTTCCAGAGCTGCGTTGCTGGGGCTATCTGCTGTTTGGAGAGGGGAGCTAGTGAGGCTGTCAAGAGTTGGGGTGGGAAACCCGGAGGCAGAGCACCGTCTGTGTTCCTTACCAGCTGAGGGACCTGCCTTTGCATAGTCTCCTTTTCGGTTTACTCCTGAAGGTGGGAGAGCTAGAAACCGGATTGGACACACGGGGTGGAATGAGCCCCAATAGCAGGCGGGGTGCAGGCAGggtgcaggcagcaggcagcaggcagcaggcaggccgCAGATGGGCGTGGTCTTTGGAGCGGGTTTACTGTACTGGGTTTTGTTACGAGGGGCTTGCGCTGACCTTTAAACACCAGCTCGTATTTTGCCCGCAGTGAAGCCAGTGACCCCTGTCTGCAGAGTCCCGAAAGCTGTGCCCGTAGGCAAGATGGCGACACTGCTGTGCCAGGAGAGTGAGGGCTATCCCCGGCCTCACTACAGCTGGTACCGCAACGACGTGCCACTGCCCACAGACTCCAGAGCCAATCCCAGGTTCCACAATTCCTCCTTCCTTGTGAACTCAGAGACAGGCACGCTGGTAAGATCGCTTCTCAAGGGAGGACGCAGACCTTTTAAGGAGGGCCGGTGAGGCTGCTTTTCAAGGCAGAGGCAAAACCCCAGAACCTCAGGAACTGTACAGGAAAAGTGCATGCTGTTCTATAAGTAAGTGCTAAGGGTCAAACAAAAGGGCACCTGTGCATCTGGAAGAGACCAAGCGGCAAGTAAACAAATGGGTAGGCACTGTTAGAATCCTAGTTTGAATAATCAGCCCGCCAGATAAATTATCATGGGAGGGAAATGTGATTACTGGGCAGATGTTTGTTATTAGGCAGTTATCAACACAGTTGTATTGTGATTATAGTTAAGTCCTTATTGTAtaaagtagtggttctcaacctgggggtcagacgaccctttcacaggggtcactgtCGGAAAACAGATTCATAGctgtagcaaaatcacagttatgaagtagcagtgaaaataactttatggtgggggttaccacaacatgaacaATTGGATTAAAAGGGCCACAGCACTAGGGAAGTTGAGAATCACTAATATAGAGATACAGACTTACTTATAAAACATATCGGGAATTTGCTTCAGAATAACCTACTGGTAGTGGGAGGCCacatgggacaaaaaaaaaaaagaggcttggTCACTCACCAAAGGACATGCCTGCCTTGAGGTACTTCTCAGCAGGAGTTGTCTTGGTCCGTGAAATTCCCAACTGCATGTAGTGATCAGGTGACTTGTAGTGGGATATTTGGTATCACTGTTAGGATTGCTTTGACTTCAGTGAAAATGAAGCTGGGTTCTTCTAGCTCTTACACagctttgctctctctctgtcctggagAGAATTCCTCGTTGCAAACTCTGAGGTGAGAATCACACCTCAGGTGTCAGCCTTGGTGTCTGTCCTGTTGCGTGAAGTAATCCTTGTCGTTTCTGAACCAGGTTTTCAATGctgtccacaaggatgactctgGACAGTACTACTGCATTGCTTCCAATGATGCAGGCGCATCCAGGTGTGAGGGGCAGGACATGGAAGTCTGTGAGTCACTTGAAAAGATTACACTCAAGTTTGGGGAATGAATAGAACATTTAAAGTTGAATGCTAGACATCAGTTTAGCTCACCTCTCACCATGAATCAGTTTTCCTCTGGAGCTGACAAGGGACTCCTCAGATCCAACGGGGCCTGAGGGGAGCATGAAAAAGCACATGATCTGAATAGGTAGATCCTCAAACCAACTTCCTGGGGGCCATAGGTGTTGACAGCACAGCCAGGAAACTTTCACAGGGTATAATAAACCCTTTGGTAAATCAGTAGTGTTAAAACCCAGTTGTATGGGGAGCCCTGATGGGCCTCTTAGGATCCAGTCAGTTAGAGTAGCTATTTCTGTAGGAAACTCAAAGCCCCATGCATTTCTCTGTTCTGTGATGTCATCTCTAGGGAGTGAGCTCACGGGTCAGGAGGAAGTAGACAGGCTGAGTTGAGCCACATGGGGAGCTTCTCAAATCTCAGTTGTGGCCACACCCAGAGCAGTGGCTTCCATAGCCTATGGAGGACTGTGGCACACAGGGTCCAGGGACCACCTGAAATTGTGGGAAGTGTCTGTGTACATGTAGCATTCTGCTGTGTCTCACCCGTCAAGTTTGGGAATTACTTTAGGTCATTTGCTCTTGTAGAAGGCTTCCTGCATTCCTCAGGcatctttatttacacaaaggaaAAACTACCAGAGCCTCCTCCTGATCTTGCAGGGACTCTAAGAGGGCTGAGGATAGGCAGCCTGCGAAGTGAAAGTTCATTTGCCTTAACAGTTTTATGTTTAAGATTTGAAGCTTTCTTCTCCCCAGGTAATCTACAGCAAAGGCAGGCGCTACAAATTAGGAAGGCGACTTTTCCTTAGGGCTCCTAGTTCCTAATTCTACAGAAATACAGCCATTTCTCCATGAGTAATACTTACAAGACCTAAAGCCTTTTCTACACCGGTAAACTTCAGTGGCTTTGCGTGTAACTGCATTTGAACCATCTATGTCCTAGTATGTTTTCTGATCAGGGGTTATCACAGTCTGTATCTTCTAAACCCGAGAGATGctaagagtcagttttctcttctggATAGAGTAGGCATGAATGGACAGAGGGGTAAATGGTGtcggggtggggggtaggggttgGAAAGGTGACCTGACCTAACAAGGTCAAGGTCTTTTAATGGATCATACCATCTCTGCCCACAAACTTTCTGTAGATGATCTGAACATTGCTGGGATTATTGGGGGAGTCCTGGTTGTCCTCATTGTTCTTGTTCTGATCACAATGGCCATCTGCTGTGCATACAGACGTGGCTGCTTCATCAACAATAAACAAGATGGAGAAAGGTATGCCTGCCTTGTCTGAAGGTGAAGTTCAGGCTTGCATTAACATAGGCACACCACTGACCTGCCCTCTTCTGTTCACAGTTATAAGAGTCCAGGGAAGCATGATGGAGTTAACTACATTCGGACAAATGAGGAGGTAAGAGAGCAGAAAACCTACTGGTCTGGGTGTGTCCTGCCGGGAAACCCAGTAGATCTCAAGGTACCTGGGAGTCACAGTGCACCCCTGAGTTCCTTGGCCTTCATGGTAACTCCTTCCTTGTGGGTTCATTTACTACTGAGTGAGGCTTTCCTCTGCTTAGTTGCCCCGGCTTCCTCTTCTGGGGACACTTGACCAGTGTGTCTTCAACACCACCCAACAAAAGCCCCTGAATGGTTCTTTGTGCTGCCTTTGCAGGGTGACTTCAGACATAAATCATCCTTTGTTATCTGAGACCTGCCGCCTGAGAGAAAGCACTTGCAGATACCTCTATTGGAGACAGGCCAAGGGCTGCTGGGAGCCCAGGGCGCCTGGACAGAGCGACCAGGCAGAAGCCTTTTGTTCTGGCCAAAGTTGATTCCTTCCTTGCTCTTTAACAAGCCACATGAATAAAAGAAACCCTCCTGGAGATGGGCCTAGTGACCTAGACCTTTGCTAGCCCGACGCCCTGAGCAGGGTTAGGATGATCTTCAAGGCCTTTTTGTCATCGTTCTCTTGTTCTGGACTGGTTTTGCCCCAGGTGTTTAGCAGCCAGGACAACACTGGCTGTGAGACTCTGAGGGCTGGGCTGCGGCAGCAGCTGTGTGAGCACATCTGGGACGTGCCCACGAAGGTTTTCAGGCAGTGCCTTGCTCCCTGGACCCTGACCCACCGTGTTGCCTCTGTTGACTGGCCCGTAGTTTCATGTCCCTCCTGGAGAATCTGTCTGGATCAGCATTTtataaaaacccaaaccagaaagGTAAAATTGCTTGCTGAAGAGAGAGATCTTACCCAGAGAACTCTTGTTCCCAAGAGCCACCAAGATTTAGAACCTGTGTCTTAAGCTAAGTCTGAAATGGTACTGAAGTCTGCTTTTCTATtgattttgcttattttataaaattttaacattCTAAATTTTTGCTAAAGATGTATTTTGATTATTGAAGATTTCTATATAAACTGTAAATATATTGCCACACAGTGTTTCAAAACGTATTTTTTTAAGAGTTCAACTTACAGCTAGAAGGCTTGGGCTACTAGTGTTCAATACCAGTAATAAAGTCTTTTAAGGAATTCTCTTAAGGAGGCTGGCTGAACATTCCTTTCTTCACAAAAAGCTTTAGCATTTTTGATAAGAAAACTTACGTCTGACCACTGTTGCTTAGGAAACCATTAAAGGATTCCAATCTAGTCA
Proteins encoded:
- the LOC118576547 gene encoding junctional adhesion molecule C-like, translating into MKITSFSWGQNRKQSAVFLPYHQVQPHTVLQWLVTCVFFFTGDLLGRSDVFGKTSLRIWNVTRKDSAIYRCEVVALNDRKEIDEITIELIVQVKPVTPVCRVPKAVPVGKMATLLCQESEGYPRPHYSWYRNDVPLPTDSRANPRFHNSSFLVNSETGTLVFNAVHKDDSGQYYCIASNDAGASRCEGQDMEVYDLNIAGIIGGVLVVLIVLVLITMAICCAYRRGCFINNKQDGESYKSPGKHDGVNYIRTNEEGDFRHKSSFVI